In the genome of Brienomyrus brachyistius isolate T26 chromosome 17, BBRACH_0.4, whole genome shotgun sequence, one region contains:
- the LOC125711567 gene encoding 40S ribosomal protein S25 — MPPKDDKKKKDSGKVKKDKDPVNKSGGKAKKKKWSKGKVRDKLNNLVLFDKATYDKLYKEVPNYKLITPAVVSERLKIRGSLARAALQELLGKGLIKLVSKHRAQIIYTRNTKGGDEAVPEKEA; from the exons ATG CCTCCTAAAGACGATAAGAAAAAGAAAGACTCTGGGAAGGTCAAGAAGGACAAAGACCCAGTCAACAAGTCTGGAGGCAAAGCAAAGAAGAAG AAGTGGTCCAAGGGGAAGGTGAGGGACAAGCTCAACAACCTGGTCCTCTTCGACAAGGCCACCTATGACAAGCTGTACAAAGAAGTGCCCAACTACAAGCTCATCACACCCGCCGTCGTTTCTGAAAGGCTAAAGATTAGGGGCTCTCTGGCTAGAGCCGCTCTTCAGGAGCTGCTTGGTAAAG GCTTGATCAAGTTGGTGTCCAAGCACAGAGCGCAAATCATCTACACACGTAATACCAAGGGTGGCGATGAAGCTGTACCTGAAAAGGAAGCATAA
- the sgcg gene encoding gamma-sarcoglycan gives MVREEYLSMSQGDTAPSTSSDNNYKIGIYGWRKRCLYLFVLVLLAILVVNLALAIWILRVMWFNSEGMGLLQVTADGVRLEGESEFLFPLYAQEIHSREDSSLLLHSSQNVTLNARNDNGDVSGRLAVGPGMVKVQEESFEITSGKGDMLFSADENKVALGVEKLRVTGPEGALFQHSVETPLVKGDPLKDLRLESPTRSLSMDAPKGVQIKAAGGNTEAASNLDIILHTSEGMLILDAETVRLPRLPKGVGGMARVTNTVYEVCVCPSGKLYFTRAGMTSTCYDRQDC, from the exons ATGGTCCGAGAGGAGTACCTCTCTATGTCGCAGGGCGACACCGCCCCGAGTACCAGCTCCGACAACAACTACAAGATTGGCATCTACGGGTGGAGGAAGCGCTGCCTCTATCTCTTCGTGCTCGTCTTACTGGCCATCCTGGTTGTGAACCTGGCACTAGCCATCTGGATTCTCCGAGTCATGTGGTTCAACTCT GAAGGGATGGGGTTGTTACAAGTGACAGCAGATGGTGTGAGACTGGAGGGTGAATCTGAATTTCTGTTTCCACTCTATGCCCAGGAGATTCACTCAAGAGAG GATTCCTCTCTTCTTCTCCACTCATCTCAGAATGTCACCCTCAATGCCCGCAATGACAACGGAGATGTGAGTGGCAGATTGGCCGTAG GGCCTGGAATGGTGAAGGTACAGGAAGAGAGCTTCGAGATCACCTCGGGCAAAGGCGACATGCTGTTCTCTGCTGACGAGAACAAAGTGGCTCTCGGGGTGGAGAAGTTGCGTGTCACAG GGCCAGAAGGTGCACTATTTCAGCATTCTGTAGAAACCCCACTGGTCAAAGGTGATCCCTTAAAAGACTTGAG GCTGGAGTCGCCCACCAGGTCCTTAAGCATGGATGCCCCCAAAGGTGTCCAAATCAAAGCAGCAGGGGGCAACACTGAAGCTGCATCCAACCTTGACATTATCCTGCACACAAGTGAAGGAATG CTGATCCTCGATGCAGAAACAGTACGgcttcccaggctgcccaagGGCGTTGGAGGTATGGCACGGGTTACCAACACAGTTTATGAGGTTTGCGTCTGTCCCAGCGGCAAACTGTACTTCACCCGGGCCGGTATGACCTCAACGTGCTATGACAGGCAGGACTGCTAG